A genomic region of Corticium candelabrum chromosome 22, ooCorCand1.1, whole genome shotgun sequence contains the following coding sequences:
- the LOC134197308 gene encoding NADH-ubiquinone oxidoreductase chain 5-like, whose translation MYVCLSVHVSISLSVCLSVCMFVCPCVYLSVCVFVCLYVCLSVHVSISLSVCLSVCMYVCLSVHVSICPFVCLSVCLSVFCPCVYLYVCVFVCLYVCMFVRQCVYLSVCVFVCLCVCLSVHVAICLSVCLSVCVFVCLYVFCPCVYFSVCLSVCLYVCLSVCMSMSVCLYASMFVCLRSVCLFVCMFVCPSVGMYCMYVCMYVTCIFVCLCVCMFVCPCVSVCMYVCLCVCLSVWFSIICLSVCLSVYHFVYPCISPSVCLSICLSMHVTCHLYICMHVRPSAYLRPFFCLSLILFACHVHVHHSISQ comes from the coding sequence atgtatgtatgtttgtctgtccatgtgtctattagtctgtctgtgtgtttgtctgtctgtatgtttgtctgtccatgtgtctatttgtctgtctgtgtgtttgtctgtttgtatgtttgtttgtctgtccatgtgtctattagtctgtctgtgtgtttgtcggtatgtatgtatgtatgtttgtctgtccatgtgtctatttgtccgtttgtgtgcttgtctgtctgtctatctgttttctgtccatgtgtctatttgtatgtctgtgtgtttgtctgtctgtatgtatgtatgtttgtccgtcaatgtgtctatttgtctgtctgtgtgtttgtctgtttgtgtgtgtgtttgtctgtccatgtggctatttgtctgtctgtgtgtttgtctgtctgtgtgtttgtctgtctgtatgttttctgtccatgtgtctatttttctgtctgtttgtctgtctgtctgtatgtatgtttgtctgtctgtatgtctatgtctgtttgtctgtatgcaagtatgtttgtctgtctgcgatctgtatgtctgtttgtatgtatgtttgtctgtccgtctgttggtatgtattgtatgtatgtatgtatgtatgtaacatgtatatttgtctgtctgtgtgtctgtatgtttgtctgtccgtgtgtgtctgtatgtatgtatgtttgtctgtgtgtttgtctgtctgtttggttttctatcatctgcctgtctgtctgtttgtctgtctatcattttGTGTATCCTTGCATTTCtccgtctgtttgcctgtctatttgtttgtccatgcaTGTCACTTGTCatctgtacatatgtatgcatgtacgtCCATCTGCTTATCTTCGTCCATTTTTTTGCCTGTCACTCATACTGTTTGCCTGTCATGTACACGTCCATCATTCAATCAGTCAGTAG
- the LOC134197307 gene encoding anaphase-promoting complex subunit 7-like isoform X2: MEELWSSGLTESASIVSDIELQCQSEETIPQFVIAVRLADSLSKQQRYCEAIEHYERVIRCMKAEIEGGQSFGKEGDEGVGESDVRMRLATCQYKMKQYGFVLETLRPIVHKMKGQCSVQAAALCATTHMKLGQRNDAVDCYKDVLRRCPLALEAINGLLRAGVKSAEILLLIPSEILSRYCWLSVWIDAREKMEKFYFKDAVTVLQSLTDKSVESSELLAELAYSQWMAGQLDDARKSFRRARCLNTFVISHMDSYAHLLFIDNNQTELENLATSLQQSSQQHCESWIAISYLSYLTDKKTRALYFSQKACSLDDTNVEAIILSGFLLYKFNKPQEGVLQYRQAVMLSPGHFYANEGLVLCLVECPQKWSAELTVQTLLKTVGYSARAYVLWGIAISNDDEANRKRKREMFMKAISMDATLSRAHLLLAESFRDSQQCDRAIKTLEAGLSQVEVGQVTSLLIALAEILQLVGRPEDAMEQYKSALRLNPNCDQALHGLREVEARITDYEPLTDFTGEYEFDPQATDTEI; the protein is encoded by the exons ATGGAAGAACTTTGGAGTTCTGGATTGACTGAAAGCGCCAGTATCGTA TCTGATATTGAACTTCAATGTCAAAGTGAGGAGACGATACCACAGTTTGTTATTGCTGTTCGATTGGCTGATTCTCTGAGCAAGCAGCAGCGCTATTGTGAAGCTATTGAGCATTATGAGAGGGTCATTAGGTGCATGAAAGCTGAAATTGAGGGAGGACAGAGTTTTGGTAAAGAGGGGGATGAGGGTGTGGGAGAGAGTGACGTTAGAATGAGATTGGCGACATGTCAGTACAAGATGAAACAGTATGGGTTTGTATTGGAAACG cTGAGACCTATTGTACACAAAATGAAGGGACAGTGTTCAGTGCAAGCCGCAGCACTCTGTGCCACAACACACATGAAACTGGGACAGAGGAA CGATGCAGTTGATTGTTATAAGGATGTGTTAAG ACGATGTCCGTTGGCGTTAGAAGCAATCAACGGTTTGCTTCGTGCTGGAGTGAAGTCGGCTGAGATTTTATTGCTTATTCCTTCAGAAATATTGAGCAGATATTGTTG GCTATCTGTGTGGATTGACGCAAGAGAAAAGATGGAAAAATTCTATTTTAAAG ATGCTGTCACTGTTCTACAGTCTCTCACAGACAAG TCAGTTGAATCATCAGAATTGCTCGCTGAACTTGCATATAGTCAATGGATGGCGGGACAGTTGGACGATGCGAGAAAATCATTTCGTAGG GCTCGATGTTTAAACACATTTGTCATTAGTCATATGGATTCGTATGCACATCTATTGTTCATTGACAACAATCAAACGGAGCTAGAGAA TCTCGCCACATCACTACAGCAGTCTAGTCAACAACACTGTGAATCATGGATTGCCATCTCATATCTCAGCTACCTAACAGACAAGAAGACTCGAGCTCTCTATTTCTCTCAGAAG GCTTGCTCCCTCGATGACACCAACGTGGAGGCCATCATTCTCAGTg GGTTCCTTCTGTATAAGTTTAATAAACCACAAGAAGGCGTGTTGCAGTACAGACAAGCTGTGATGCTCTCGCCCGGTCATTTTTATGCCAATGAAG GTCTAGTTCTCTGCCTTGTTGAATGTCCACAGAAATGGTCAGCTGAGCTTACTGTCCAGACGTTGCTCAAAACAGTTGGCTACTCAGCAAGAGCTTACGTA TTGTGGGGCATTGCAATCTCTAACGACGATGAggcaaacagaaagagaaagcGGGAGATGTTCATGAAGGCTATTTCAATGGATGCCACGTTGTCTCGCGCTCATCTGTTATTGGCAGAATCGTTCAGGGACAGTCAACAGTGTGATAGAGCCATtaagac tTTGGAAGCTGGTTTGTCTCAGGTTGAAGTTGGTCAGGTTACATCTTTACTAATTGCATTAGCAGAGATACTGCAATTAGTGGGGAGACCTGAAGATGCAATGGAACAATATAAATCAGCCCTCAG ATTAAACCCTAACTGCGATCAAGCTCTACACGGCCTACGAGAGGTCGAAGCAAGGATCACCGATTACGAGCCTCTCACCGATTTCACA GGCGAATACGAGTTCGATCCGCAAGCAACAGACACCGAAATCTAA
- the LOC134197307 gene encoding anaphase-promoting complex subunit 7-like isoform X1, producing the protein MEELWSSGLTESASIVSDIELQCQSEETIPQFVIAVRLADSLSKQQRYCEAIEHYERVIRCMKAEIEGGQSFGKEGDEGVGESDVRMRLATCQYKMKQYGFVLETLRPIVHKMKGQCSVQAAALCATTHMKLGQRNDAVDCYKDVLRRCPLALEAINGLLRAGVKSAEILLLIPSEILSRYCWLSVWIDAREKMEKFYFKDAVTVLQSLTDKSVESSELLAELAYSQWMAGQLDDARKSFRRARCLNTFVISHMDSYAHLLFIDNNQTELENLHNKINHYSLATSLQQSSQQHCESWIAISYLSYLTDKKTRALYFSQKACSLDDTNVEAIILSGFLLYKFNKPQEGVLQYRQAVMLSPGHFYANEGLVLCLVECPQKWSAELTVQTLLKTVGYSARAYVLWGIAISNDDEANRKRKREMFMKAISMDATLSRAHLLLAESFRDSQQCDRAIKTLEAGLSQVEVGQVTSLLIALAEILQLVGRPEDAMEQYKSALRLNPNCDQALHGLREVEARITDYEPLTDFTGEYEFDPQATDTEI; encoded by the exons ATGGAAGAACTTTGGAGTTCTGGATTGACTGAAAGCGCCAGTATCGTA TCTGATATTGAACTTCAATGTCAAAGTGAGGAGACGATACCACAGTTTGTTATTGCTGTTCGATTGGCTGATTCTCTGAGCAAGCAGCAGCGCTATTGTGAAGCTATTGAGCATTATGAGAGGGTCATTAGGTGCATGAAAGCTGAAATTGAGGGAGGACAGAGTTTTGGTAAAGAGGGGGATGAGGGTGTGGGAGAGAGTGACGTTAGAATGAGATTGGCGACATGTCAGTACAAGATGAAACAGTATGGGTTTGTATTGGAAACG cTGAGACCTATTGTACACAAAATGAAGGGACAGTGTTCAGTGCAAGCCGCAGCACTCTGTGCCACAACACACATGAAACTGGGACAGAGGAA CGATGCAGTTGATTGTTATAAGGATGTGTTAAG ACGATGTCCGTTGGCGTTAGAAGCAATCAACGGTTTGCTTCGTGCTGGAGTGAAGTCGGCTGAGATTTTATTGCTTATTCCTTCAGAAATATTGAGCAGATATTGTTG GCTATCTGTGTGGATTGACGCAAGAGAAAAGATGGAAAAATTCTATTTTAAAG ATGCTGTCACTGTTCTACAGTCTCTCACAGACAAG TCAGTTGAATCATCAGAATTGCTCGCTGAACTTGCATATAGTCAATGGATGGCGGGACAGTTGGACGATGCGAGAAAATCATTTCGTAGG GCTCGATGTTTAAACACATTTGTCATTAGTCATATGGATTCGTATGCACATCTATTGTTCATTGACAACAATCAAACGGAGCTAGAGAA tCTACATAACAAGATCAATCATTACAGTCTCGCCACATCACTACAGCAGTCTAGTCAACAACACTGTGAATCATGGATTGCCATCTCATATCTCAGCTACCTAACAGACAAGAAGACTCGAGCTCTCTATTTCTCTCAGAAG GCTTGCTCCCTCGATGACACCAACGTGGAGGCCATCATTCTCAGTg GGTTCCTTCTGTATAAGTTTAATAAACCACAAGAAGGCGTGTTGCAGTACAGACAAGCTGTGATGCTCTCGCCCGGTCATTTTTATGCCAATGAAG GTCTAGTTCTCTGCCTTGTTGAATGTCCACAGAAATGGTCAGCTGAGCTTACTGTCCAGACGTTGCTCAAAACAGTTGGCTACTCAGCAAGAGCTTACGTA TTGTGGGGCATTGCAATCTCTAACGACGATGAggcaaacagaaagagaaagcGGGAGATGTTCATGAAGGCTATTTCAATGGATGCCACGTTGTCTCGCGCTCATCTGTTATTGGCAGAATCGTTCAGGGACAGTCAACAGTGTGATAGAGCCATtaagac tTTGGAAGCTGGTTTGTCTCAGGTTGAAGTTGGTCAGGTTACATCTTTACTAATTGCATTAGCAGAGATACTGCAATTAGTGGGGAGACCTGAAGATGCAATGGAACAATATAAATCAGCCCTCAG ATTAAACCCTAACTGCGATCAAGCTCTACACGGCCTACGAGAGGTCGAAGCAAGGATCACCGATTACGAGCCTCTCACCGATTTCACA GGCGAATACGAGTTCGATCCGCAAGCAACAGACACCGAAATCTAA
- the LOC134197309 gene encoding ATP synthase subunit gamma, mitochondrial-like gives MATVFRPVSSFLPFGLSVRSMATLKEIRTRLKSVQSIQKITKSMKMVSAAKFARAERELRPARTYGNAAQAFHESSTIEVSSPKHLIIAVTSDRGLCGGIHSNMGKHIRSLVAELPADETVKIVTCGDKLRALFQRNNASQMALAFSELGKQPMQFGDAAFVAQKILEAGVEYDKATVVFNKFKSVISYAVTEQPVFSLDAISGSEGMTLYDDVDSDILRNYHEFSLASLIYWAMKESATSEQSARMTAMDSASKNAGEMIEKLTLTFNRTRQAVITRELIEIISGAAALD, from the exons ATGGCGACCGTTTTTCGGCCGGTGTCTTCGTTCCTTCCTTTCGG ACTATCTGTCCGATCGATGGCGACTCTAAAAGAAA TTCGAACGAGACTGAAAAGTGTTCAAAGCATCCAGAAGATTACGAAGAGTATGAAAATGGTGTCGGCGGCGAAATTCGCGAGAGCAGAGCGAGAACTACGACCTGCAAGAACATACGGGAATGCAGCTCAAG CTTTCCATGAGTCGTCTACTATTGAAGTCAGTAGTCCGAAACATCTCATTATTGCAGTGACAAGTGATCGTGGTCTGTGTGGTGGTATTCACTCTAACATGGGGAAACATATACGATCGTTAGTTGCCGAGTTGCCGGCTGATGAGACTGTGAAGATTGTGACGTGTGGAGACAAACTGCGAGCTCTGTTTCAGAGGAACAATGCTTCGCAGATGGCGTTGGCTTTCAGTGAGTTAGGGAAGCAGCCGATGCAGTTTGGTGATGCGGCATTTGTGGCACAGAAGATCTTGGAGGCAGGAGTAGAATATGACAAGGCAACTGTTGTGTTCAATAAGTTTAA ATCTGTGATTTCCTATGCAGTGACAGAACAACCGGTCTTCTCTCTCGACGCAATCTCAGGATCAG AGGGAATGACTTTGTACGACGATGTTGACAGCGATATTTTACGAAACTACCACGAGTTTAGTCTGGCCAGTCTAATCTACTGGGCGATGAAAGAGTCGGCCACTAGTGAACAGAGTGCCAGGATGACTGCCATGGACTCGGCAAGCAAGAATGCAG GTGAAATGATCGAAAAACTGACTCTCACATTCAATCGCACTCGACAAGCCGTCATCACACGAGAGCTAATCGAAATCATTTCGGGCGCTGCAGCTCtagattga